The genomic interval AAGGACAGCTTCCTCTCTCTTTAACTAAAGAAGACTTGACAGCTGGAGGGCAGAAGAGGCCATGCAGCCTGTGCTGTCTTTACCATGTGTCCGGGAAGATGCCAGGAGACTAtagcagtggcacacactgtgGGTTCCAGACCAAGTTCCTGGAACAGCTGGAGAACCAGATTGATAGGCAGCAGTTTGaagaatcagtttttttttttttaaagagagagagagagagagagagagagagagagagagagagagagagagagagagagagagagaattttaatgttttattgtttagttctcggcggacacaacatctttgttggtatgtggtgctgaggatcgaacccgggccgcacgcatgtcaggcgagcgcgctaccgcttgagccacatccccagccctgaagaatcagtttgaactctaaattacCTTTATGCGGAAGCAGAGAAGCTTGGAGGCCAAGCGTATCTTGAAGGCTGTTTGGCTTGTTTAACAGCATCTACCATCTTCTTATGCATGGAAACTCATTATGAGAAAGttctgaagaaaaactaaaatatattcaaGGATAGAATGAGAAAATATGTGCTCCCCAAGAATTCCCCCGGAGAGACACTATGGAGAGAGGATTTCAAGTTGCTGAAATTACCATTTGTGAAGACAGAGGCATGAGCAGTGGaggataaaacataaaattaaagatccCACCTCCAGCTGGGACCCTCATCTACCCAGTGACTGATCACAGAGTCCCTACCTCCTCTCCAGAGCGTCATTCCTTTGTATCTGCTGCCAGAGCTGCAGGGCCATTTACTCCAAGGACTAACTTTCTAAAACTCCACACCAGAAGTGAACTCTAGTCTGTCAGCACCCACTTTGTGTTTCCAGATTCTTATTCATTtccaagaaaacaaagtgaagcatttcatattttttttaattccaagtgATTTAATAAAATATGCAGTTGGTTAGTCAatgcaaagttttatttcttaCCTGCCACCAGCACCATGAATTCTCTTCATTTCTTGGGTTTCAAGATGTATCTTAGCCAGTGTTCAGTCTTATTCCCGAAAATTaataaaaggctttttttttcccaggtGAGGGATAGACTATGTGTATAGTTAGGCTCATGCATTTTCCAGATTTCATAGAACTACCAGTTTTTCCATGATTCAAATCTTAAGATTGATTTCTGCTGTTCAGTTTCTCAAACTGAagttcattgaaaaaaattatgtataatgttatttgttttattatatcgAAAATACCTAATTAAAGCAGTATTGCATGCAATTTCCAGTTATTTTCTTTGGagacttttatgttattattcATTACCTTGAATATTGGAAAGATGTGGTATGTGTTGTTTGctcattttggaaataaataagCACAATAAAGTGGGTGTTAACCCATCAAACACCTATGTCCCTGTTTTGTCCCTGAATGTGtaatgagtaaatattttaattatagttttGTTATAAGTATAACTTGTGAGAAAAAATTTAATAGGCTAGTTTTTAATCATATTGGCAACTTTATGATTCATAAATTCCTCATATAGTATTCAGTAAACAGAAATCTTATGGTTGGTTCAGTTGAGTGAATGACTTCAAAGTTAAAATCTCAAGTCTTAGTCAATATTTCTAGCTCTTATTTTGTCTATGTGTTCCTAGTGTTTGTGTTTCTCATACCCTTCATTCTTTTCTGGGTTTGAGAGCATTGTATTTaggagaaagttaaaaaatacattatgagAGGTTGAAGCAGTAAGCAGTAAAAGTTTTACTTTCAGAGATATTATAGGTGCTAATGCTGAATTTGACCTTTCTTGGAAGTGGTAGTTATTCAATGTATCCCATAAGTCTGTGTAGCATTTTAATTGTATAAAACTTATTTGTTACTTTATAGCCTCTTATAGTGTGTCTGCCTTTTAAACCCGTTGCAGTGCTTTGCTGAAATATTAACACATtagtacaatttttttcttaacaaaaaaTGGAGGAAACCTATTCAAACATGTTAATAATAGTGGAAAATAACTTCATGATGCTAGAATGTGCTCAGCCTTTTGAAAAGTGCATGTGTAATTTTGCCTCATTTTAACAGAGGTTTTAAAAAGGTAAGTTACCATTTGTTGGAAATGTCTGTGTATTCCTATGGTACCATGTGCTTCATACATGTTGACCTGAACTGAACTGGGACAAATGAAAATTTTGCccattatttaaaattacacaTCAGAACATTTGAAGACTTCTACTTGCTAATtcattttggtaaaaaaaaaaaagggattatCAATCAGAGATAACCAAGAGCATAGCCATTTATATGTTATATGAAAAATGACCATTAAGGACCAGTAGGGGTCTAATCATAGGGTTAATTAGAATTTGTTCAGGAAGACCACAAAACTACCTGGGGATATAGATCCTGAGTCTCACTGATGCAAATCACTTTTTTGATTTCCTGTACAAAAAAAATGGAGCTAGAGATGGTCCTCTTGTTTAATTCCGATTATTGCAGGACTGGAAAGTAGAACACGGGGTGCATGACGAGGGTGTTGGCAATTTGTGGAATAATCTAGAAGATCAAGACAGTAATTTGTACCGTAGCTCATCTCTGTAGTAAATCAGCTAAGAattttagtataatttgaggGTAATGGGGGTGGAAGTGGGgtagaagaaaaggaagatttAGTCCTTTCTCGTCATCCCTTTTTGTAAAGGGTCCCCTTTGGTTCCCCTTCAGgaagtgaaatagaaaaaaaaaaacacaacaaaactgcATTTGTCAGCAATGTCAGTATCTCTGGGTCAACCACAACTCAAAGACAGTAAGCAGGTCATTCAAAACAAGGACAGTGATTGCTATAAAACCGACAGGTACTCCTGTTGACACACACAGGCATACCCAGGGAGACCAGACTTGTTTCCTGCACAAAGCAAGCAACTGAAGGGAAATAATGAAGAGCCTACATGATAAAGCCATGGTGAGTAGCAATAACTCAAGCTTAAGGGTAAGTATTCCTAGGATTTCAGAAAAGCACATTTCTAGAGTTAGCCTTCATTAGAGTCTTTAAaaaattcctcctcctcctcctcctccttctttttcttcttcaaagctGACTTTAATTTTGATTCTTCCTtggtggagagaaagaaaataataattagaaaacttATAGTGGGGTGTAAAACATAACTTCTTGCCTGATGATTTTAGCCCCAGTGGTGTTAGTGAAACTGGTCTTGAAAATCAGAATCAGGTCTTTGTTCTCCTGGTGTTGAAGATCAAACACCCAAGAAATGCTGAGGGAAGACAATATGTTTTATtaaggaatgagagagagagagagagagagagagagagagagagagagagagagagagagagagagagagagagagagagagagagagagagactcctccAGAAAAGAGAGGGTCCAGAGCTGGTGCCCAAGGCAGTGGGAGTGTCTTGCCCCTTTGtagattttaggtttcctttcttctcatgcctTCCTGACTGAAAGGTGAGAGTGACCAAAAGTCAAGAAGACAGCTGTCCAGGGGGTGATTGCTTGTGTTGGAAAGTgtgctccttcccctcccctggaGGCTGTTAGCAACTGGGTGATGGTGGGTGTTAtctatacattttctttttaataatcagCTACCAGGTTGCCCTGGTCACATTAGCATGTGCAGTCCTTGGTACACAGATGACAGGCATGGTCTCTGGTGATCACTCATGATAGAGTTAGGTTGGCCTAAAACTCTTATCTCATGGGGGGAGCTTAGCCAGTTCTTTAGGGGACATGTACGTATATTTTACCCAAGGAAGCTGGGTGGTTTTGTGATCCTCCCAAGAGCACAGGAGCATCCTGGAGGAGAAATGAAACACCCAGTGATGAATTTTGGACAGCTCCTGGAGGACAGAAATTTCCTGTGTTTCTGATAGCAGATTGTTTTTTTCCATTGTCTTGTTCCTCTGATAGTCAGAGGGAGGTTAAGGTGATGGAAATATATCCCCTTCCCTTGTGTCTGGACTCCTGCCAATGCCTGACATTAGCCAGATAAGGCCTGGGAAGAATTTAATATGGAAGTACATGAAAATAAGGCTTAGGAAATCAGGCACCATGTTATTGGCCTAGATAATCCCTCTTTTATTCTCCTTTTAAAAGCTGTGCAACTTAAAAGAGGTTGGATTTCATAAAAGGTTCATGGCATATGGCAAtgataacacttttattttatatttgtgtattattttaGAGATTACAAGAAATGTGGGAAAATGCAGTATCTAGAGGGTTTGGAGTCAGTCAGACCCACTCCCCTGCTGGATAAATGTGGCATTTTAGGTTAGTTAGTTAGCCTCTTTAtgctttaattttcttaactGTACAGTGGAATAATAATGGCATTTACCTTatagcatttttttgtgtgtgtggattagCTGATATCATTGAGAGTAAATGAATCTATACTTTGTGGTGGAAGATCTTTGCATGCTTAGCTTTTGGATAGTTTGTATCATGCAATAGTAAAGATagagaaagcattcaataaatgttaattggtattattattattaacccaAGACTCTAAATAGATGGGAATTACTTCTTCATTATGTAAATGAACAAAAGCTCAGTGAAATGATTTATTCACAAGAACTGAAACATAAATATAAGTTTTCTGGCTCCAAATACAGTATGCTTCTTTCTGAAAGATTCAGAGGCAAGATTGCTAAATTTAAAGCTACTGTGTCCAAGAAAATCTTTTAGGTAGTTTTGTTCTCCTAAGCCATTTCTATTTCTGGTTTCTTTGAAGAAATCTGATGGATTGTTAGCAAGAAACGTGACAGTGCAAGAGGCTTTGGAGTTGGACTAGATGTTGAAAGATTTGGCAAGCACAAATTCTCATGGACCTACTAGCTGGCCAGCTTCTGTAGGGCATTCCTACATGGGGTGGGTATAAACTGTAGATGAGACTGGGGAAAATTCAGATGGGCTCTCTGCTGGGCTAGAGTGAGGTGCCAAGGCAGGCTGAGGATGGACATGTCCTGTTACTGCCCACCTTCAGCAGGAGCATTCTCATTCTACAGAATGAGAGTGatatttatttacctgttttGTAAGTGACAATAGAAATTCAAGTTTATAAAGTGCTCTGAACTTTTCTGGGAAGAAGTGCTCTTTGTTTTATTGCTAAGAATGAACAACAGCTGTGTGCTGTGGTACAGGCCTTTGCGCCCAGCTATTCAGTAGGCTGAACAAATTTGAGACCACTATGGGCAATACAGTgaggttctgtctcaaaataaaaaataaaaaggaatagggatgtagttcagtggttaagtgccccccccattcaacccctagtaccaaaaaaaaaaaaaaaaaaaaaaaggcctgcaGATATAGCTCACTGACAGAACActtgaggtcctaggttcagtccctagtattggaaaaacaaaaacaaaataaaaaccagcaACAGCCTTATCAGTGTTTCTGCTCTGTATTGCATAAATCTACAACTAAATCTATAGCTTTATGGAGCTAATCAGAGTGATTTGCAGACATCATCTGATTTCCTGATAAAGAGCCATGTGGTCTATAAAACTTATGCAATTCTAATATAGCTTTCACATTGTTTAAAATGCTTGGATCCTCTAGTGAGACAAAGCTAAGATCAATGTTGGTAATAATGACCTTCAATGGCAATAGCTCTAACCACTGACATGTAGGTTGGAGTCTCTCTGGCACCAATAAGGCTGGTGAATCCAATCAAGGTATTTATTGCTTCTTAGATGTAACTCTTTCACCTAATTGGGATAATTAATATTAGCTATGTAACTCACAACATAGTTGTTAATGTCCAGTATTTAAAGAGATGTGAAAGTATGTTTCCTAAAATTCTATAAGAATtcttaagtaaaaataataatgacttgTTAGAAGCATGGTTATTATTACTAAATCACATAAACCTAAGGTATAGTTACTTTCAGCCTTgatcatgaaaatagaagtgaTTCAGTGAATATGGTAcacaaggagaaagagaaaactcaaagagGGAATTTACTAAAAAACCTAAAATTTCTTAACTTTAGGGGAGCTATCTAAGGACCTTTTGATATAAATTggaatcctttttttaaaaaacttcacaGCACTTTGTCAGGATAGGAGGTGCACAAAGTAAATTCCACTGTGTAGGATTAGCTCAGTATTGACTATTGCTACCCATATCAAATACTTACCATGTGCTGGTAGAACTCATTTTGATTGACCATTGCACTTGatcttaatattttctatttttttaagttgtagatggatacaatacctttattttatttgtttatttttatgtggtgctggggatcaaacccagtgcctcacgcatgctaggcaagcgctctatcactgagccacaacttcagcccacGATCTTAATATTTTCTGGtggaggaaactgagtcacagtCATAAGAGTCCTGTATGGACTCCGGACATTTGACTCTAGAGCCACCACAGCATAGAGTTAAGAGAGagttgttgaatgagtgaatgattGTGGGGAACAAGAATAGGTGACTACTGATCACcttgctttcaattatttttagtaCCAGCTACCTCAGTACAACTAGTTGGTTCATGAACTTTTGGTTTACTCTTTTCATTGTTTGCCTTCAGCATCTGCAAAAGAATAAGAGAGACTTTCAAACCAACCTGTCTAATTACTTGCTGTACCTGAAAAGTGTGAACCTGAACAACATTGGGCCCAGAGAATGAAAGCAACTAGGTTTAACTCTTCTTGTGCATTATTTTAGACCTTGTCCATTCCCTATAAGGGTCAGTGGGGATGTTCAGATGAACAAATCATGGTCATGCCAAAGGGAAGCTGTCCAGATGGTCAGATTTTTAGCTCTCCTTTTAGTTTGGTTTTCACAGAAtgctttttttctctgtgttccaATGATGCCAGATAAACTGATACATCGCTGatagtataaaatatacattCCAGAGCAAAAGAGAAATAGTTTCCATATTCTCTGTTGTTGTGCATCATTAACGTCCCTGCTTCTTTCAATTAGCACAGATAATTGGAACTTTGCTATAGTTGGTTTTGCATAATGTTTTTCTTAATGCATCAAGCATAACCATATTGTTTAATTTAAATGTGTAATTCTGTTCATTTGCTCATCCACTCCTTCATTTATTCAAAGAGTATTTATGGAACACCTGTACTATGCCCATTATCATACAGGGAGTTATAATCTAAGGGGTGTACATATTACATGAACACAAATACTACATTTCTAGATAATATAAAAATGCTGCTAGAGTGATGAAtggtaaaattattatttaataatggtAAACATCTAATTAAGCCACAACTGAGTGGGgccttgatggaaggatattatTCAACAGATAGAGGTGGGACAGTGAATTTTAAGAGGACAGATGGTTGGGAGGAAGGATTTTGTGAGTATTTGAGGGATCTGAGgttggaaataaaaacaaaagtggtCATTTTTAAAGCCTGTGTTTTTGTCTAACAGACATATATGGGCTTCACATAAATCATATAAACTGAGTATTATCATACATTTGGGAACTGGAGAAACCAGGGGCTTAATAGGGAAGCCAAGACAAGATTTAAACATAGTCCCAGACTTTACATCTCTTTGTCTCCCTGCTTACAAGGTTTTGAACTATGCAGGGCTTCAAGTGCTAGGCTAATGAGATTACTTTTCTGTTTGGCACCCAAATATCTTCAAGTATGACTGTTCCAATTTCCAGGTGAAGACTTGGGGTCTAGAGAGAAGCCCTGATCTCACTAAGGGACCAAGAAAGCTTGGTTCATGTAGATCATGCATTGTCTCATGCCTGCAAGTGACACAAGAGTCCAACCAACTGCAATCTTCTGTATGTTCCAGGTCAAGTGTCTGCTGCTATTGATGTTGGGGTTTGCCTTTCTGAGGGAAGCAGCAGCTAGAAAAAACCCCAAAGCAATGGCTCCTGTCCTCCAGAAGCCTGGGAACTGCCCTCCTCTGGAGGACAACAGTGTGAAGGTTGACATTCGCATCCTCAATCAAAACCAGGGCATTGCCATTTCACATGACTTTCAGAACCGCTCCATCTCCCCATGGGATTACAAGTAAGTGCACAGGAGAGAGATCTTTGCATCCTTTTGAAAACatggttatttattttaatcataaagTAGAAAATTTGTAATATgtacaaatggaagaaaaaaagccCTCATATTCAGTCTGAACAACAGAAGTTCTACTTTCCTTGGGAGCTCcaatttttcttgctgttttggGTTAGGTCTACCTCTGTGGTTGAAGGTGGTAATATATTGCTTGCACTTTTTCCTTGACTTTCTGCCTTTTTTTGATTCATCCAGTTCCAGGTTGGAATTTACAAACTTTTTGTGTAGGAAGAAAGGATCCTTTAAATGAAGATAAATGGGAACCAGAAAAGTCAGTTAGGGGAGAGCCACTCAAATTTGACATTGTCCTCAAGGCATGGGTATGAAGGAAGAGTTGGGGAGAAAGGCCATTTTGGAAAGTGGATGTGGGGACCTTTGGTGATAGTCTTGTGGTTTTGTCCTAAGATATAGGTCCTGGGAACACAAAGCACCACCACTACTCTCCAAAAATGAGCATGAAAACAGGTTTCAGGTTTTTGGGAATCGTAGCATAGATCCCCCTCACAAGAGGAGAATGTACCTTGGCAAACTGGCTGATTGCTGACTTCATACCTCCAGGCAGAAGGGACTATTGAGAGAAAAACTAGCAGAAGACCCTGGATTCAGACATAAGGCTTTGCTTTTCCTCCAAGTAGCAGGCTTTATAGATTGTATATTGGGAAATCTAGTAGTGATATTCAATCTCTAGGTAAAGGATAAACAAtgatcatcatcataataatgcaaataaaaatgaactcaaagaTCTACCATTAATTGAATGCTAATATTGTAGGGGTGTATTGTATATGCATTTGTATCGCTGAATGTTCTCCACAATCCCACCAGAGAATGATTTGGGAGaatcatcattttattattgagtaaACAGGTTTAGGGAGTTAACTGCCCAAGGGTGGCATATGAATTCAGGCTGCCTGGCTCCAGGACCTGTGTTTCTCAGAGCTGCTCCCCTGTAGGTGAAAGCCCACTGCTACGGGCTCTTATCCATGGTCCATCTTCCTTTCTCTGGTCTCACCATTTCACTTTGGCTTGTTACTCTTGCAGCATCACCAGGGACCCCCACCGGTTCCCCTCTGAGATTGCAGAGGCCCAGTGCAGACACTTGGGCTGCATCAATGCCCAGGGTCAGGAAGATAACTCCATGAACTCGGTTGCCATCCAGCAAGAGATCCTGGTCCTTCGAAGGGAGCCTCAGGACTGCTCTCATTCCTTCCGGCTGGAGAAAGTGCGGGTGACTGTTGGTTGCACCTGTGTCACTCCCATCGTCCACCACGTGGCCTGAGAGTTGTACATCAACTCTTCTGAGGAAGCTATTGAAGTCCTGTCTGATCCCCAATTTTCTTCACTTCTTAGGGCTCTTACTGAGGTCTGCATGGAATTCTCAAAGCTCTGTATTAAATGTAGAGTTAACTTTCTGGGTGTTTTAGAATCATGACATAGTCCTGACATGTTCCAATGTCTTGACCCCCAAACAATGGATGGAAGAAATTTAAGGAGTCCTTGGCCCACTCTCTTTACGTCATATAATGACCACCTCCTAGTCACACAGTTGCCTTGATCCAGTGCCATTCCCTGGGATCTCTTTGGGGGAAAGAGGCCTCTGTTTCCTCTAGTTGGAAAtgtagaaaatgtatttataatgagAGTGTGGGAGGGACTTTGTAGGGTGTGATGGGTTGGTAAGGATGGGGACAAGGATCTGGCGCATGTCTGTAGGAAGCAATAGCTACATGTTCATGAGGTTGGTTTGAACtgctaaatatttatatttgcaagGGAATTGTCCATATATTTATGACCTATTGATTATATAAAATGTTggcataaaaattaatatatgcaggactaatataataaaatattatttaaaaatatttgaggtgTTTATGTCTAGTCTCTGTTTGTACTCACAGATGGTATAGCCCTCAAGGGTTTGAAATTCGCTATTCATATCATTTGTTTGTCATATTTCCTCTTCAGAGTACTGGTGTTAgagttattttattattggtgGTTCTTGAGGGTTGTTGACATGGAGAATTAAGGAAAATGGTGCAAATAGTACCCAGATTCATAGTAACACTTTACTGCTTCACCATTcctattatattattttacagAGCAAACATTTATCAGCCTCTATGCTAGCCACTGGAGATACAAGGTAAAGCAAGAAATGTCTATGGAAGGGGGCAGTGTAGGCAGCAACCATTCACAGAACTCCTAGTCATTAGGGCCATGTGGTCATTTTGCACCCTTCTCATTGTGACTTCTGGTCCTTTGGATTCAACCATTGTCcttcatccatttttctttctttttaaaaaatttttttttgtggtaatagatggacagaatgtttttattttatttatttttatgtagtcctaaggattgaacccagtgcctcacatatgctaggcaagtgagctacagccccagcccttttatccATTTCTTGTGTTTCTTGTGGGGCACACGCATATCTGTATTCCAGTCTCCATGCCTCCCTGGGGAAACTTAGAGACCCTTTTATGCCTCCTTTGCCTGGATACAGCATacaactttttctcctttactgCCAACATGCCACTGGCTGAAAGCACACCTGCATCATTGCTGCCTTCCAGGTTCCAGGGAGGAAGTGAAATATCTGTCTTCACTCCCACCTGGGACTTGACTTGAGATTGGCAGGTAGCAGGTGCCTGGCTCCCATTCCTTATTCTTTTATTCAGTCTGTTGAGGGTAGGGGAAAGGGAGTGGTTAGAGAGGCTAACACCTCACTTATTTATTCCAG from Ictidomys tridecemlineatus isolate mIctTri1 chromosome 8, mIctTri1.hap1, whole genome shotgun sequence carries:
- the Il17f gene encoding interleukin-17F, producing MPGDYSSGTHCGFQTKFLEQLENQIDRQQFEESVKCLLLLMLGFAFLREAAARKNPKAMAPVLQKPGNCPPLEDNSVKVDIRILNQNQGIAISHDFQNRSISPWDYNITRDPHRFPSEIAEAQCRHLGCINAQGQEDNSMNSVAIQQEILVLRREPQDCSHSFRLEKVRVTVGCTCVTPIVHHVA